A region from the Chanodichthys erythropterus isolate Z2021 chromosome 5, ASM2448905v1, whole genome shotgun sequence genome encodes:
- the LOC137019883 gene encoding trace amine-associated receptor 6-like yields the protein MSVTRTRGLSCQASSHRESALQSRSNWGVTNMDNQTIQYCFPNNNLSCTKSLRPEAEYIFVYIFVAVTSVFTVFLNLLVIISISHFKQLHTPTNVLILSLAVADLIAGLILMPVQGMKLIESCWYFGEIFCSIFPLILYVVVVASLGNMIIISVDRYIAVNDPLRYPTKVNNNRAVFTIVVNWIFSFLYSFYLLYEFLLYPERNHTCIGECILVVTLENLLIDAFVCLVAPCCVIIPLYVKICFVAKRQAKHLNSVTEKKAKSEKKAARTLGIVVLVYLLFWTPYYIVTLSFGHDENDALIINVMYWMLCMNSCMNPLIYAMFYQWFRVSAKYILTLKIFEPSSEYLNLFPEEK from the coding sequence ATGTCAGTGACAAGAACCAGGGGGCTCAGCTGCCAAGCATCCTCACACAGAGAGTCTGCTCTTCAAAGTCGATCCAACTGGGGAGTGACAAACATGGACAATCAAACAATCCAATACTGCTTTCCAAATAACAATTTGTCTTGTACCAAAAGTCTCCGACCTGAAGCGGAGTACATTTTTGTGTATATTTTCGTGGCTGTAACATCAGTGTTCACCGTATTTCTGAACCTGTTAGTGATCATCTCCATCTCGCACTTCAAGCAGCTCCACACTCCCACAAATGTGCTGATCCTCTCTCTGGCAGTGGCTGATCTGATCGCAGGACTGATTCTCATGCCAGTGCAGGGAATGAAACTGATCGAATCATGCTGGTACTTTGGAGAAATATTTTGCTCAATATTTCCTCTTATTCTTTATGTGGTTGTCGTGGCATCTCTTGGTAATATGATTATTATATCCGTGGATCGATACATTGCCGTGAATGACCCTTTGCGATATCCAACGAAGGTCAATAATAACAGAGCTGTTTTTACCATTGTTGTAAACTGGATATTCTCCTTTTTATATTCGTTTTATCTTTTGTATGAGTTTTTACTGTATCCAGAGAGAAACCACACATGTATTGGAGAATGCATACTTGTTGTTACACTGGAAAATCTACTAATAGAtgcttttgtttgtttagtGGCACCTTGTTGTGTAATTATTCCTTTATATGTGAAAATCTGCTTTGTAGCAAAACGGCAAGCAAAGCATTTAAATTCAGTCACGGAAAAAAAGGCCAAATCAGAAAAAAAGGCTGCAAGAACCTTAGGGATTGTAGTACTGGTGTATCTTCTTTTTTGGACACCATACTACATAGTTACTCTTTCTTTTGGACATGATGAAAATGATGCTCTTATAATTAACGTAATGTATTGGATGTTATGCATGAATTCCTGCATGAATCCACTTATCTATGCAATGTTTTATCAATGGTTTAGAGTGTCAgcaaaatacattttgacaCTGAAAATATTTGAACCTTCATCAGAATACTTAAATCTGTTCCCAGAAGAGAAATGA